A portion of the Halogeometricum sp. S1BR25-6 genome contains these proteins:
- a CDS encoding HpcH/HpaI aldolase/citrate lyase family protein, giving the protein MSEQSSQTVDRTETEAVQPTMRRSQLATPGSDETMVQKAPQSGADEAFLDLEDAVAPGEKVDARETVIEGLRDGEWTETRACFRMNGVDTEWWYDDVIQVVGAAGESVDTIMVPMCHDASTVQTVDNLLTQVEANEGLPEGEIGLQCQIESASGMTNVAEIARASDRMESLVFGPGDYTASVGAAGLTIGSGGDYPGHYWHYQLARIAHAAKAEGLQVIDGPYAEIEDPEGFRESCRNASLLGCDGKWAVHPSQIEIANETFAPDREEAERARRIVEAYAEATAQGKGAVSVDGEMVDEATNKMARRLVARAEAAGVL; this is encoded by the coding sequence ATGAGCGAGCAATCATCCCAGACGGTCGACCGGACGGAAACGGAAGCGGTCCAGCCGACGATGCGGCGGAGCCAACTGGCGACGCCCGGCAGCGACGAGACGATGGTGCAGAAAGCCCCCCAATCGGGTGCCGACGAGGCGTTCTTGGACCTCGAAGACGCCGTCGCGCCCGGCGAGAAGGTGGACGCCCGCGAGACGGTCATCGAAGGCCTACGGGACGGTGAGTGGACGGAGACGCGGGCGTGCTTCCGGATGAACGGCGTCGACACCGAGTGGTGGTACGACGACGTCATCCAGGTGGTCGGCGCCGCGGGCGAGTCCGTCGACACCATCATGGTGCCGATGTGCCACGACGCCTCGACGGTGCAGACGGTCGACAACCTCCTCACGCAGGTGGAGGCCAACGAGGGCCTACCCGAGGGGGAGATAGGCCTCCAGTGTCAGATCGAGTCCGCGTCGGGCATGACGAACGTCGCGGAGATAGCCCGCGCCTCGGACCGAATGGAGTCGCTCGTGTTCGGACCGGGCGACTACACCGCCAGCGTCGGCGCGGCGGGTCTGACCATCGGGTCCGGCGGCGACTACCCCGGCCACTACTGGCACTACCAACTGGCCCGCATCGCCCACGCCGCGAAGGCCGAGGGGTTGCAGGTTATCGACGGGCCGTACGCCGAAATCGAGGACCCCGAGGGGTTCCGCGAGTCGTGCCGAAACGCGAGCCTCCTCGGCTGTGACGGCAAGTGGGCCGTCCACCCGAGTCAGATCGAAATCGCGAACGAGACGTTCGCCCCCGACCGCGAGGAGGCCGAACGGGCCCGGCGCATCGTCGAGGCCTACGCCGAGGCGACGGCGCAGGGGAAGGGCGCCGTTTCCGTCGACGGGGAGATGGTCGACGAGGCGACGAACAAGATGGCGCGTCGACTCGTCGCCCGCGCGGAGGCCGCCGGGGTGCTCTGA
- a CDS encoding tRNA pseudouridine(54/55) synthase Pus10 — MSILEDAREVAAQSPVCDPCLGRVFADRSFGLTNAERGRSLRVAAALEDDEEPEDVSREDCWVCEGECARFDEWAERCADAVEGIEFDTYQVGTRAPPLVEENEVLLREGAGLAEDAGELFKSEFNREVGKRFGRLTETEVEFGRPDVQFLLDIDADAVEVELNSTFVYGRYRKLERDIPQTEWPCNKCHGTGYLGKQPCDKCDGTGYMYQESVEGLTAPVVMDVMDGTDAKFHGAGREDVDALMLGTGRPFVVEIMEPRRRHVDVERLEGDINAFAEGKVEVEGLRLAAYDMVERVKELNASKRYRAEVEFGDDVSEDELADALAELDGATIEQYTPNRVDHRRAALTRTREVFEATGEWKDERHATVEVHGAGGLYIKELVSGDEGRTEPSLAGLLDVDAAVTALDVTGVYGVDEKFENESFFRDEPR, encoded by the coding sequence ATGAGTATCTTGGAGGACGCGCGCGAGGTGGCCGCGCAGAGTCCCGTCTGCGACCCGTGTCTGGGCCGCGTCTTCGCGGACCGGAGTTTCGGGCTGACGAACGCCGAACGGGGCCGAAGCCTCCGCGTCGCCGCCGCCCTCGAAGACGACGAGGAACCCGAGGACGTCTCGCGGGAGGACTGCTGGGTGTGCGAGGGCGAGTGCGCCCGGTTCGACGAGTGGGCCGAACGCTGCGCCGACGCCGTCGAGGGTATCGAGTTCGACACGTACCAAGTCGGGACGCGCGCGCCGCCGCTTGTCGAGGAGAACGAGGTGCTCCTCCGCGAGGGCGCCGGACTCGCCGAGGACGCGGGCGAACTCTTCAAGTCGGAGTTCAACCGCGAGGTGGGCAAGCGGTTCGGCCGACTCACGGAGACGGAAGTCGAGTTCGGCCGCCCGGACGTGCAGTTCCTCCTCGACATCGACGCCGACGCCGTGGAAGTCGAACTCAACTCCACGTTCGTCTACGGGCGCTACCGCAAACTCGAACGGGACATCCCGCAGACCGAGTGGCCGTGTAACAAGTGTCACGGGACGGGCTACCTCGGGAAACAGCCCTGCGACAAGTGCGACGGGACGGGCTACATGTACCAAGAGAGCGTCGAGGGTCTGACCGCCCCCGTCGTGATGGACGTGATGGACGGCACGGACGCGAAGTTCCACGGCGCCGGCCGGGAGGACGTCGACGCCCTGATGCTCGGGACGGGCCGGCCGTTCGTCGTCGAAATCATGGAACCGCGCCGCCGTCACGTCGACGTCGAGCGTCTGGAGGGGGACATCAACGCCTTCGCGGAGGGGAAAGTCGAAGTCGAGGGCCTCCGCCTCGCCGCCTACGACATGGTCGAACGCGTGAAGGAGTTGAACGCCTCGAAGCGCTACCGCGCCGAGGTGGAGTTCGGCGACGACGTCTCCGAGGACGAACTCGCCGACGCCCTCGCCGAACTCGACGGGGCGACCATCGAACAGTACACGCCGAACCGCGTCGACCACCGACGGGCGGCGCTCACCCGGACCCGCGAGGTGTTCGAGGCGACGGGCGAATGGAAAGACGAGCGACACGCCACCGTCGAGGTGCACGGCGCCGGCGGCCTCTACATCAAGGAACTCGTCTCCGGCGACGAGGGACGCACGGAACCGAGTCTGGCGGGCCTCCTCGACGTCGACGCCGCCGTGACGGCGCTGGATGTGACGGGCGTCTACGGCGTCGACGAGAAGTTCGAGAACGAGTCGTTCTTCCGCGACGAACCGCGGTAA
- a CDS encoding DUF4112 domain-containing protein — protein sequence MSSADPSNADAAPFVVHGPVTDAADPEAEALARLRRVSYYMDSAIEIPGTNLRIGLDPILGLLPVAGDLPAAAVSAYIVAEAAALGAPRETVARMVGNLAVDAVVGSIPLVGDVFDAAWKANQRNVRLFEARRADPSGAERDGRVLAVAGVLLFCLVVVLGAGVALASWWLLSQLV from the coding sequence GTGAGTTCCGCAGACCCCTCCAACGCCGACGCCGCCCCGTTCGTCGTCCACGGACCGGTGACGGACGCCGCCGACCCCGAAGCCGAGGCCCTCGCGCGTCTCCGGCGGGTGAGCTACTACATGGACAGCGCGATAGAGATTCCGGGGACGAACCTGCGAATCGGGCTGGACCCGATTCTGGGACTGCTCCCCGTCGCGGGCGACTTGCCCGCCGCGGCCGTCTCAGCCTATATCGTCGCGGAGGCCGCGGCCCTCGGCGCGCCGCGGGAGACGGTGGCGCGGATGGTCGGCAACCTCGCTGTCGACGCCGTCGTCGGGTCGATTCCCCTCGTCGGCGATGTCTTCGACGCCGCGTGGAAGGCGAATCAGCGAAACGTCCGCCTGTTCGAGGCGCGGCGCGCCGACCCCTCGGGCGCCGAACGCGACGGGCGGGTGCTCGCCGTCGCCGGCGTCCTCCTGTTCTGCCTCGTCGTCGTCCTCGGCGCCGGCGTCGCCCTCGCCTCGTGGTGGCTCCTGTCGCAACTCGTCTGA